One genomic segment of Rivularia sp. PCC 7116 includes these proteins:
- a CDS encoding PAP/fibrillin family protein, whose product MRKTALLELIAGKNLGSNATQTDKQAIHSAIANLEDFNPTANPLESDLLEGDWRLLYTTSTELLNLNRIPLTNLSQIYQCIRVKTRSVYNIAEIHGLPFLEGIVSVAAKFEPVSSKRVQVKFERSIIGLQRLIDYQYPANFIEEIAEGKKFLAIDFPIKSSQQQGWLDITYLDNDLRIGRGNQGSIFVLTKS is encoded by the coding sequence ATGAGAAAAACTGCTTTGTTGGAATTAATCGCCGGAAAAAATCTTGGCAGTAACGCAACCCAGACGGATAAACAAGCCATTCATTCTGCGATCGCTAACTTAGAAGACTTTAACCCAACAGCAAATCCGCTTGAAAGCGATTTATTAGAAGGCGATTGGCGCTTACTATACACGACAAGTACCGAACTACTAAATCTTAACCGCATACCGCTAACAAATCTAAGTCAAATTTATCAGTGTATCCGCGTAAAAACTAGGAGTGTTTATAACATTGCCGAAATTCATGGGTTGCCATTTCTTGAAGGTATAGTTAGTGTCGCTGCAAAATTTGAGCCAGTTTCCTCAAAGCGAGTTCAAGTTAAATTTGAACGTTCAATTATAGGTCTGCAACGTTTAATAGACTACCAATATCCAGCAAACTTTATTGAAGAAATTGCGGAGGGCAAGAAATTTCTGGCAATTGATTTTCCGATAAAAAGTAGCCAACAACAGGGATGGTTGGACATCACCTATTTGGATAACGACTTGCGTATTGGTAGAGGGAACCAAGGCAGTATTTTTGTATTAACTAAGTCATGA
- a CDS encoding DUF3134 domain-containing protein: MLNSPLYEVPRSRRASVIPLKQESSLLDWLQENGRLISRDPVEPQAEEKRQDISLMGIEEGIGDYEFDDDDDDDDDDDDAAPSED; this comes from the coding sequence ATGTTAAATTCTCCTTTATACGAAGTTCCCCGTAGCCGGAGAGCCTCTGTAATTCCATTAAAACAAGAATCTTCTTTATTAGACTGGTTGCAAGAAAACGGTCGTTTAATATCTCGCGATCCGGTAGAACCGCAAGCAGAAGAAAAACGACAAGATATCTCCTTGATGGGTATTGAAGAAGGCATCGGGGATTATGAGTTTGATGATGATGACGATGATGACGATGATGACGACGATGCTGCTCCTAGTGAAGACTAG
- the mraY gene encoding phospho-N-acetylmuramoyl-pentapeptide-transferase yields the protein MDAKLSPNQGLNLNGIRLVSLLGIGLGAIALVLDGAASRSPWQGNSLTLPLLLSALIAAGLGFWAVPRLQELKAGQIIREDGPQAHLKKAGTPTMGGIFFVPVAIVVACALSNFATETVAVSALTLSYGFVGWIDDWQILRRKSNKGISPKMKLALQVGFAIAFCGWLFVSQPETITSISFPLGFSLPLGWLLFLPLSCFVMVAESNATNLTDGVDGLAAGTASIALLALAAIVAPTSVGLMVFCASFSGACLGFLAHNRNPARVFMGDTGSLALGGGLAAVGLLSNTLVALFIISGIFFVETLSVMAQVSYYKATKGPDGKGKRLFKMAPLHHHLELTGWSELQVVSVFYILAAILASVAFAVTQM from the coding sequence GTGGACGCTAAATTATCTCCAAACCAAGGTTTAAACCTTAATGGTATCCGTTTGGTTTCTTTGTTAGGTATAGGACTAGGTGCAATTGCACTAGTTTTAGATGGAGCGGCTTCTCGCTCTCCGTGGCAAGGAAATTCTTTAACCCTACCATTATTATTATCGGCTTTGATTGCTGCCGGATTGGGCTTTTGGGCTGTTCCTAGGCTGCAAGAGCTTAAGGCTGGGCAAATCATTCGTGAAGATGGACCCCAAGCTCATTTGAAGAAAGCCGGTACTCCGACGATGGGAGGCATATTTTTTGTTCCCGTCGCAATTGTAGTTGCTTGTGCTTTATCTAATTTCGCGACTGAGACTGTTGCCGTATCTGCTTTGACATTAAGCTACGGTTTTGTAGGCTGGATTGACGATTGGCAGATTCTTCGCCGTAAGTCAAACAAAGGTATTTCACCTAAAATGAAGCTGGCTTTACAAGTCGGTTTTGCGATTGCTTTTTGCGGATGGCTATTTGTTAGTCAGCCAGAAACTATTACGAGTATTTCTTTTCCCTTGGGCTTTTCTTTGCCTTTAGGGTGGTTGCTATTTTTACCTTTATCTTGTTTCGTAATGGTGGCAGAAAGTAACGCCACAAACTTAACTGACGGTGTTGATGGATTAGCTGCTGGTACAGCTTCAATCGCATTGTTAGCTTTAGCTGCTATTGTTGCTCCAACTTCAGTTGGATTAATGGTTTTCTGTGCATCTTTTAGCGGTGCTTGTCTGGGATTCCTAGCCCACAACCGTAATCCCGCTCGTGTTTTTATGGGAGATACAGGTTCCCTCGCATTAGGAGGAGGTTTAGCAGCGGTTGGACTGTTGTCTAATACTTTAGTGGCGCTGTTTATAATCAGCGGAATCTTCTTTGTAGAAACGCTTTCAGTAATGGCACAGGTAAGTTACTATAAAGCGACAAAAGGACCCGACGGCAAAGGTAAGCGTTTGTTCAAAATGGCACCTTTACATCACCATTTAGAACTTACTGGCTGGTCTGAACTACAGGTAGTTAGCGTATTTTACATTCTCGCTGCAATACTAGCTTCTGTAGCTTTCGCAGTTACTCAGATGTAA
- the psb28 gene encoding photosystem II reaction center protein Psb28 produces the protein MAKIQFSRGVNEEVIPEVRLTRSRSGDSGTATFIFTNPKALDEGSTDEITGMYMVDEEGEIVTREVKGKFINGKPEALEAIYLMKSAEEWERFMRFMERYAEENELGLDKSSE, from the coding sequence ATGGCAAAAATACAATTTTCAAGAGGTGTCAACGAAGAAGTAATTCCAGAAGTACGTTTAACACGCTCGCGTAGTGGAGATAGCGGTACTGCAACGTTTATTTTTACCAATCCGAAGGCTTTGGATGAAGGAAGCACGGATGAAATTACTGGAATGTACATGGTTGACGAAGAAGGGGAAATCGTCACCCGTGAAGTTAAAGGTAAATTTATTAACGGTAAGCCAGAAGCATTAGAAGCTATATATTTAATGAAATCTGCTGAGGAATGGGAGCGTTTTATGCGATTTATGGAACGCTACGCCGAAGAGAACGAATTAGGATTAGACAAGAGTTCGGAATAA
- the dtd gene encoding D-aminoacyl-tRNA deacylase, with amino-acid sequence MRVIIQRVKSSQVTVDGEIIGKIGSGLNLLVGIAETDTEVELEWMARKCLDLRLFPESAENSRWQKSVLEIGGELLVVSQFTLYGDCRKGRRPSFDRSASPKIAENLYDCFVNKLHTSGLRVQTGKFGAMMQVSIENDGPVTLVLEREAQ; translated from the coding sequence ATGCGCGTAATTATCCAGCGAGTAAAATCATCTCAAGTTACCGTTGATGGTGAAATTATCGGCAAAATAGGCTCCGGACTCAATTTACTTGTAGGAATAGCCGAAACTGACACCGAAGTAGAATTAGAGTGGATGGCGCGTAAATGCTTGGATTTACGGCTGTTTCCAGAATCAGCAGAAAATAGCCGTTGGCAAAAATCGGTATTGGAAATAGGTGGAGAATTGTTAGTAGTAAGTCAATTTACTCTTTATGGTGACTGTCGCAAAGGTCGTCGTCCCTCTTTCGACCGTTCCGCTTCTCCGAAAATAGCTGAAAATCTATATGATTGTTTCGTGAACAAATTGCATACTAGTGGTTTACGGGTACAGACGGGAAAATTTGGCGCAATGATGCAAGTATCAATAGAAAACGACGGTCCCGTGACGTTAGTGCTTGAGCGTGAGGCTCAGTGA
- a CDS encoding GTP-binding protein: MQSTATSDRAMEETKKGLPVTIITGFLGSGKTTLLNHILTNQQGLKTAVLVNEFGEIGIDNELVVSTDDNMVELNNGCICCTINSDLVDAVYKVMERQENIDYLVVETTGLADPLPVALTFLGTELRDLTRLDSIVTMVDAANYSMDLFNSEAAFSQIAYGDVIVLNKADLVDEADLDALEIKVRDIKEGARILRTTKSQVPLPLILSVGLFESDKYFDAAEEHNHDHHDHNHDHHEHDHHDHHDHEHDHSECGHDHEHDHHHDHDHHSHHLENDGFTSVSFVSDKPLSIRKFQYFLDNQLPDNIFRGKGIMWFDESPKRHIFHLCGKRFTLDDDEWKGEKKNQLVLIGQNLDEEGLLKQIESCVCIPSDNKGKGFGK, from the coding sequence ATGCAATCAACAGCAACTTCAGATCGGGCAATGGAAGAAACGAAAAAAGGATTACCAGTCACGATTATCACTGGATTCCTCGGTAGCGGTAAGACAACTCTACTCAATCATATCTTGACCAATCAGCAGGGTTTGAAAACTGCTGTTTTGGTAAATGAATTTGGCGAAATTGGCATTGATAACGAATTAGTAGTTTCCACCGACGATAATATGGTGGAGCTAAATAACGGCTGTATCTGCTGTACCATCAATAGCGATTTGGTGGATGCCGTTTACAAAGTGATGGAACGCCAAGAAAATATAGATTATCTGGTTGTAGAAACAACTGGCTTGGCAGATCCTTTACCCGTTGCATTAACTTTTCTGGGAACCGAATTACGAGATTTAACTCGTTTGGATTCCATCGTGACTATGGTAGACGCAGCTAATTACAGCATGGATTTATTCAACTCCGAAGCTGCTTTTAGCCAAATCGCTTACGGTGATGTAATTGTTCTCAACAAAGCAGATTTAGTTGATGAAGCCGATTTAGATGCTTTAGAAATAAAAGTTCGAGATATTAAAGAAGGAGCAAGAATTCTCCGCACCACAAAATCCCAAGTACCTTTACCTTTAATTCTTAGCGTCGGTTTGTTCGAGTCAGATAAGTATTTTGACGCTGCCGAAGAACACAACCACGACCACCACGACCACAATCACGACCACCACGAACACGACCACCACGACCATCACGACCACGAACACGACCATTCAGAATGCGGTCACGACCACGAACACGACCACCATCACGACCACGACCATCATTCACACCACTTAGAGAATGATGGCTTTACGTCGGTATCTTTTGTAAGCGACAAACCATTATCTATCCGTAAATTCCAGTATTTTCTTGATAACCAATTACCCGACAACATTTTCCGTGGTAAGGGGATAATGTGGTTTGACGAAAGTCCCAAAAGACATATTTTCCATCTTTGCGGAAAACGCTTTACCCTCGACGATGACGAGTGGAAAGGTGAAAAGAAAAATCAATTAGTGTTAATTGGTCAAAATCTGGATGAAGAAGGACTATTAAAGCAGATAGAAAGCTGCGTATGTATCCCTTCTGACAACAAAGGTAAAGGTTTTGGGAAATAA
- the cysS gene encoding cysteine--tRNA ligase, with the protein MTLTVYNSLTRRQEPFKTVEPTKVKMYYCGVTVYDYCHLGHARACIVWDVVRRYLQFSGYQVRYVQNFTDVDDKILKRAREESSSMEAVAEKYIKAYFDDMSRLNVKEADEYPRATQTMDGIKRLIHELENKDFAYPSSGDVYYAVQKFDEYGKLSGRKLEDMQAGASERVNVEDAEYQKKRYQFDFALWKAAKPEEPAWDSPWGKGRPGWHIECSAMVRERLGETIDIHTGGADLIFPHHENEIAQSEAVTGKPLANFWLHNGMVKVDGEKMSKSLGNFITIRQLLDKGVEPMAVRLFVLTAQYRKPIDFTDEAIQAATNGWNTLKEGLLFGDRYGEKLNWDIGDGALGIDENSYTKRFQEAVNNDFNFSSGLSVLFELAKELAKEGNILVHQGKTETAPKKLQKMWQTLVTLADVLGLEAQLESLETNNNGFSDEQIEELIQKRQEARKSKNFAESDRIRDELQAQGIALIDSKEGTKWHRNQ; encoded by the coding sequence ATGACCCTAACAGTTTACAACAGTCTCACCCGTCGCCAAGAACCCTTCAAAACAGTAGAACCAACAAAAGTTAAGATGTATTACTGCGGCGTGACGGTTTATGATTACTGCCATTTGGGTCATGCTAGAGCTTGCATTGTTTGGGATGTTGTACGGCGCTATTTACAATTTAGCGGTTATCAAGTGCGTTACGTACAGAATTTCACCGATGTTGACGATAAGATTTTGAAGCGAGCTAGGGAAGAAAGCTCGTCAATGGAAGCCGTTGCCGAAAAATATATCAAGGCGTATTTTGACGATATGAGCCGTTTAAACGTCAAAGAAGCTGACGAATATCCCCGCGCTACTCAAACAATGGACGGAATTAAGCGATTAATTCACGAGTTGGAAAATAAGGATTTTGCTTATCCGTCAAGCGGTGATGTTTATTATGCCGTACAGAAATTTGATGAGTATGGCAAGCTTTCCGGACGTAAATTAGAAGATATGCAGGCTGGAGCCAGCGAAAGAGTAAATGTAGAAGATGCGGAATATCAAAAGAAAAGATATCAATTTGATTTTGCATTGTGGAAAGCAGCCAAACCAGAAGAACCAGCTTGGGATTCACCTTGGGGAAAAGGTCGTCCGGGATGGCACATTGAATGCTCTGCAATGGTTCGAGAGCGTCTGGGAGAAACCATTGATATTCATACAGGTGGAGCCGATTTAATTTTCCCCCACCACGAAAACGAAATTGCTCAATCGGAAGCCGTCACGGGTAAACCTTTAGCTAATTTTTGGCTGCACAACGGCATGGTGAAAGTTGACGGTGAAAAAATGTCTAAGTCATTGGGCAACTTTATTACTATTCGCCAACTACTCGATAAAGGCGTTGAACCAATGGCTGTGCGGTTATTTGTACTTACAGCACAGTATCGTAAACCGATTGATTTCACCGACGAAGCCATCCAAGCAGCTACTAATGGTTGGAATACTCTCAAGGAAGGTTTGCTTTTTGGCGATCGCTATGGCGAGAAATTGAATTGGGACATTGGAGATGGGGCATTGGGCATTGATGAAAATTCTTACACTAAGCGTTTTCAGGAAGCTGTAAATAATGACTTTAATTTTTCTAGCGGTTTGAGCGTACTTTTTGAATTAGCCAAAGAACTCGCAAAAGAAGGAAATATCTTAGTACATCAAGGTAAAACAGAAACCGCACCCAAAAAATTACAAAAAATGTGGCAAACATTAGTTACATTAGCCGATGTACTGGGTTTAGAAGCTCAACTAGAATCCCTTGAGACAAATAATAATGGTTTCAGCGACGAACAAATAGAAGAATTGATTCAAAAAAGGCAAGAAGCAAGAAAATCGAAGAATTTCGCCGAATCCGACCGCATCCGCGACGAATTACAAGCTCAAGGAATAGCCTTAATTGATAGTAAAGAAGGTACAAAATGGCATAGGAATCAGTGA